A stretch of the Capra hircus breed San Clemente chromosome 10, ASM170441v1, whole genome shotgun sequence genome encodes the following:
- the CPLX2 gene encoding complexin-2, producing MDFVMKQALGGATKDMGKMLGGEEEKDPDAQKKEEERQEALRQQEEERKAKHARMEAEREKVRQQIRDKYGLKKKEEKEAEEKAALEQPCEGSLTRPKKAIPAGCGDEEEEEEESILDTVLKYLPGPLQDMFKK from the exons ATGGACTTCGTCATGAAGCAGGCCCTTGGAG GGGCCACCAAGGACATGGGGAAGATGCTGGgcggagaggaggagaaggaccCTGATGcacagaagaaggaagaggagcgGCAGGAGGCCCTTCGGCAGCAAGAGGAGGAGCGCAAGGCCAAGCACGCCCGCATGGAGGCTGAGCGTGAGAAGGTCCGGCAGCAGATACGAGACAAG tATGGGctgaagaagaaggaggagaaggaggccgAGGAGAAGGCGGCCCTGGAGCAGCCCTGCGAGGGGAGCCTGACCCGGCCCAAGAAGGCCATCCCGGCAGGCTGcggggacgaggaggaggaggaggaggagagcatCCTGGACACGGTGCTCAAATACCTGCCCGGGCCACTGCAGGACATGTTCAAGAAGTAA